From one Pseudopipra pipra isolate bDixPip1 chromosome 2, bDixPip1.hap1, whole genome shotgun sequence genomic stretch:
- the BEND2 gene encoding BEN domain-containing protein 2 produces MDTLHTYSNSVSWGPREYFSQIHRRIRDGADRPSAALTPRLLREKAVAAPPPRSRLPSAPPRAAALLQNSLLLTSEKPLPFPTTRSGHTCPCPCPNPGSAARPARGGPRALPPHQAMSEEDYICVKSEDDVEAVIMDHGEHGLSTQSCMSVEQNCEGNSAVHHVGQLAYGGEGLPLLTDQMASQMSHSTMMQRGNGHSPEKVDFVVLRNKRKRICPTVVEQNEMRNREEEYEDSDSVIYEYEPDYECESIVSEASYAGYQQITLMEVLSYCQAMYDAIQKLDKKFDMLHRKVSEMQHTRVKPLLLKPKPVGFSYRSSSHLPQGKIRVQKSMERDLSLHLSSPGQGRRSPVVRVPLQNGHAQVNSTVKHAQQSFQFESQQPVGRQSPPLPTIVSTHSLHSSYTATNEMPDLSPQSNLAPSIVESTVNVASSPVASSSMPAPSEASQENNAAVENYRNASGDVNISEELPSSSVFIDPSFEFVGDPARNVKVLGNDLVKARQKTKPKYAARYLVRVLFPKKTLLCSIMGASARGRRTLDPNKIAAIREFLVTNFPTYDLSEHGKDWKTCITNVNAMIRCLRSETKRNSGSSLKETAEGKEKVADAPDTSQCVDLSYNEDSGGNSQNSQKMTSSTTDTSQNSGLDKFPEAFHTSSVRKQQSLEPMEHLGSPRRNVQLPFSVIYVAKGKTRPELSARYLIRHMFTEDVLVKSNVYGSLDRGMSPLDSNKINALRDFLQENFPSFDLNESGFDWKACVAAINSTIRSLRHELKKATVGIRQRALAVPSSSAESSKESRFSRANGK; encoded by the exons GCGGACAGACCAAGTGCCGCGCTCACGCCGCGCCTACTGAGGGAGAAGGCGGTGGCGGCGCCGCCCCCGCGCTCCCGTTTGCCGAGCGCGCCCCCGCGCGCAGCCGCACTGCTTCAAAACAGTTTGTTGCTCACGTCGGAGAAGCCGCTTCCGTTTCCAACGACGCGTTCCGGCCACACCTGCCCTTGCCCGTGCCCGAACCCCGGCTCCGCCGCCCGACCCGCCCGAGGAGGACCCCGCGCTCTGCCGCCCCACCAGGCCATGTCCGAGGAGG ATTACATATGTGTGAAGTCTGAAGATGATGTTGAAGCAGTGATAATGGACCATGGAGAACATGGACTGTCTACACAAAGCTGCATGTCAGTGGAACAAAACTGTGAAGGAAACAGTGCTGTTCACCACGTGGGTCAACTTGCCTATG GAGGCGAAGGCTTACCGCTGCTAACTGATCAAATGGCTTCACAAATGAGCCATTCTACAATGATGCAGAGAGGAAATGGTCACAGCCCTGAAAAAGTGGATTTTGTGGTTTTGCGTAATAAAAGAAAACGAATTTGTCCTACTGTAGTGGAACAGAATGAG ATGAGAAACAGGGAAGAAGAATATGAAGATAGTGACAGTGTCATTTATGAGTATGAACCAGACTATGAATGT GAGAGTATTGTATCTGAAGCTTCCTATGCTGGATATCAACAGATTACGCTTATGGAGGTCCTCAGTTATTgccag GCCATGTATGATGCCATTCAGAAATTGGATAAAAAATTTGACATGCTTCATCgaaaggtctcagaaatgcagcaTACTCGTGTAAAGCCACTATTGCTCAAACCT AAACCAGTTGGATTTTCATACAGAAGTTCCAGTCATTTGCCCCAAGGAAAAATAAGAGTACAAAAATCCATGGAAAGGGACTTAAGTCTTCATCTCTCTTCACCAGGCCAGGGAAGGCGTAGTCCAGTTGTAAGGGTTCCTTTACAAAATGGCCATGCTCAAGTCAATTCCACAGTAAAACATGCTCAGCAGAGTTTTCAGTTTGAATCACAGCAGCCTGTTGGTAGGCAGAGCCCACCACTCCCCACTATAGTTTCAACACATTCATTGCATTCATCATACACAGCAACTAATGAGATGCCTGACCTTTCACCACAATCAAATCTTGCACCCAGTATTGTGGAAAGTACTGTCAACGTTGCATCTTCACCAGTGGCATCATCATCGATGCCAGCACCATCTGAGGCCAGTCAAGAAAATAATGCTGCAGTGGAGAACTACAGAAATGCATCTGGGGATGTGAATATTAGTGAAGAGCTACCATCTTCCTCAGTCTTCATTGACCCTAGCTTTG agTTTGTCGGTGACCCAGCGAGAAACGTAAAAGTTCTTGGAAACGATTTGGTGAAGGCTCGGCAAAAGACTAAACCGAAGTACGCCGCGCGCTACCTGGTTCGTGTCCTGTTCCCCAAGAAAACACTGTTGTGCAGCATTATGGGAGCGAGTGCACGAGGGCGCAGGACATTGGATCCAAACAAAATTGCTGCAATAAGAG AATTTCTGGTAACTAACTTTCCAACCTATGATTTGAGTGAGCATGGAAAAGACTGGAAAACCTGTATCACAAATGTCAACGCTATGATCCGCTGTTTACgctctgaaacaaaaagaaactcaGGAAGTTCTCTTAAG GAGACAgctgaggggaaagaaaaagtggCTGATGCTCCAGATACATCTCAATGTGTAGATTTAAGTTATAATGAAGATAGTGGAGGCAATTCACAAAACTCTCAGAAAATGACCAGCTCCACaactgacacatcacagaattCGGGATTGGATAAGTTTCCAGAAGCTTTCCACACATCTTCAGTCAGGAAACAACAGTCTTTGGAACCGATGG AACATCTTGGGAGCCCACGGCGCAACGTCCAGTTGCCTTTCTCAGTCATTTATGTAGCCAAGGGGAAGACGCGCCCAGAGCTGTCAGCTCGCTACCTAATTCGTCATATGTTCACTGAAGATGTGCTGGTAAAAAGCAATGTGTATGGTAGTCTTGATCGTGGCATGAGCCCCCTGGATTCCAACAAAATTAATGCTCTCAGAG ACTTCCTTCAGGAGAATTTTCCATCCTTTGATCTAAATGAAAGTGGATTTGATTGGAAGGCATGTGTGGCTGCCATAAACAGCACAATCCGCAGTCTCAGACATGAGCTTAAAAAGGCTACGGTTGGAATCCGCCAGAGAGCCTTGGCAGTGCCGTCATCGAGTGCAGAGTCCTCCAAGGAATCCCGCTTCAGTAGAGCCAACGGAAAGTAG